TCGTCAGCAGGGCCTGGGTGCCACGATCCGGGCACACGGCCCCACCATGAGCTCCGCGGGGATGGAAGGAGAAAGCCCTCCGAAGGTGTATGAGATGCAGGTGGGGCAGCGGCGGGCTGGCAGCGGGCGCACGGTGAGGCCGGTGGTTTACAGGCTGGAAGAGAGCGAGTATCGGCGGCTGCtgaaggaggcagaagaaagccCCGAGGAGGACTGGGAGCCTGAGAACCAGGGGCTCGGACAGCAggagggctgcccagggaatgGGGTGACGGCGAGCCCCAGGCTCCATCGGATTGATGTGCTGCGGGGAGCCCCGCTGATCCGCTCGTACTCAGAGGGCAGCGTGGAGCTGCGGGTGGGGAGCAAAGCGCCGGGCTGCCCCACGGAAGGTGGCAAACCCCGCGTCCCAGCCAGATCAGACAGCTTCGAGCTGATGGATTAcatcctgcagagcaggcaggaggcGGGGGCACCGCTGTCCCACAGCCCCCGAGATGGATTCATGCAGGTGTTGGGCTTTGCGCCGTGCCAGAACGGAGAGGATGGGCAGCTCGCAAAGAGCCGTGCAGCGAGAGATGCTGGGAAGCTCACGAGGCAGAACAGCACCCAGGTGGCAGAGAGCAGGGAATGGCTTGGAGCAGACATGGATATGGAGATGCTGGAGTCATACAGCCAGAAAAAATCACCTCCGGCCCCACCGGTCAGGTCACACAGTAAGGAGAGCCTGGCGCTGAGCATGAGCAAGACCGTAGCACTGAGCGAGGCGCTGCtggagccctgcagccctgcgACCCGGCCGGGGGGGAAGGAGCCAACAGGAGGGGGCCTGAAGGAGCAGGGGAGGAAgagcgaggaggaggaggaagaggaggaggagaaagtgCTGAAAGTCGCCGATGCCAAGAAAACCTTCGAGAAGGCGAAAGCGGAGGGGAAGGCAGCGGTTAGCAGCGCACGGAAAGGTGAGCGGGGCAGCAGGGGGAGTGGGGCACAGCTCTGCTAAGTGGGCAGAAaggggtcagtggggtcaggGGCTGCGGGGCACAGCTGagtcctgcagagctggggttGTATCGGGGATGGATTATTCTGACGGGTGCcagtggagctgctgtgtgaggTGGGGCTTTGCTGTGTCATGGCTCTCCCGGAGCCCTTGGTGCAATTAGTAAATGAGTGCCAAGCCCAGCTCGGATGCTTTTCATGAACAGATCTAACACAGGAGAGACTGCATGGTACTTCTTCACGCTTTCACTTGTGCTTCTTTGCCTCTCTGCACACCGGGCCGTCCGACAGCAGTTTAATTACGGTGTAACGAGGAGGTGTTGTCATCcttgggttcttttttttcctgctctgggACTTGGCTGGGTGAGTTCATGACATCAGTTGGAAGCCgtccctctgcagagctgtgaataAGCGAGCTCTGCTGGGATTTTAACGGTGAAACAGAAACAGGGAGAGGTTAGAGATGAGTGTGCTTGAGGACGTGATGGTGAAGCTGCACCTTTGGTCTACTGACAGTTTGCGATTGGGGATTTCcttataaaggaaaataaatgtcaggGCGCAGGaaatctgtgctgctttggaaTGGATTGATGCCGTTACTTAAAAGCCAAGGGCAAGTTATCCCACAGGGCCGGGTGCTCCATAGGGGCAATCACACTGAGAGCAGATCCCTCCCGGGGTGATATGGAACAATTCTGTTCCTGCAGCCCATTGAGCAAACCTGCTGCCCACGCCTCACGCTGCACAAGGACATCTCGCTTCCGTGTACCGCTGTGTGATGCCTGTCTTATTACCTCTGATTTTTCCAGCACCTTTGGCCCAACTTGATCCTAGACAGCAGGGAGAGAAACAGAACGAGATGGCAAAAGGCTTCCAAACTGGTTGACTAATGAGGACAAGACTGGGCTGTGGGATGACACGGAGACCCGCACGCAGCCCCGCTCACAGCCCCGCTCACTCCATGCTGCCtgcctgactttttttttccctgctattCAGAACGATAGGAAGTGTCAGTCCTGGGATATCCGTGTTGTGAATAAAATACAGCTTGCTTTTTTCATTACTGCtattattgtgtgtgtgtgtgtgtgtgtgtgtgtgtgtgtgtgtgtgtgtgtgtgtgtgtgtgtgtgtgttcagctCTCTTGTCTCTCTCCCATAGTCAGTCATCTGGCGTAGCGCAGATAGCGCTCATCCCATCTGTTGTAACCAATTGCTTCGTGGTTATTCGGTGCCCCAATAGTTTAGTTGAGGTGTGGGGACCACCAGCCTTTCATtgcaagagaaatgaagaaaagggaaaagatgttATTATTGCATGATTGTAGAATGGTTGGAGTCGGAAGGGACACCCAAAGGCCATctgttcccactgcctgcagtgctcagggacacccacagctccatcagtgctcacagccccgtccCC
This sequence is a window from Excalfactoria chinensis isolate bCotChi1 chromosome 16, bCotChi1.hap2, whole genome shotgun sequence. Protein-coding genes within it:
- the LOC140259433 gene encoding uncharacterized protein, whose translation is MAASTWQSCGYLRDDTSQARGTDCATSRGGSAVARQECSPQPRQQGLGATIRAHGPTMSSAGMEGESPPKVYEMQVGQRRAGSGRTVRPVVYRLEESEYRRLLKEAEESPEEDWEPENQGLGQQEGCPGNGVTASPRLHRIDVLRGAPLIRSYSEGSVELRVGSKAPGCPTEGGKPRVPARSDSFELMDYILQSRQEAGAPLSHSPRDGFMQVLGFAPCQNGEDGQLAKSRAARDAGKLTRQNSTQVAESREWLGADMDMEMLESYSQKKSPPAPPVRSHSKESLALSMSKTVALSEALLEPCSPATRPGGKEPTGGGLKEQGRKSEEEEEEEEEKVLKVADAKKTFEKAKAEGKAAVSSARKAPLAQLDPRQQGEKQNEMAKGFQTG